In Bdellovibrio sp. GT3, one genomic interval encodes:
- the deoC gene encoding deoxyribose-phosphate aldolase, producing the protein MQLNKYIDHTLLKPEAQSAQIEKLCQEAREHGFFSVCINTSYVKQCAELLSGSDVKVCCVVGFPLGAMDTISKAFETSTAIKNGAQEIDMVVQIGALKDRRLDYVRDDIKAVVQAAAGKKVKVIIETSLISDEEKVLACKAALEAGAHFVKTSTGFAGGGATVDDVKLMKSIVGDKMEVKASGGVKNAEQAMAMIQAGATRLGTSSGVALVQGQQSQGGY; encoded by the coding sequence GTGCAATTGAATAAATACATTGATCACACGCTTTTAAAACCTGAAGCGCAATCCGCGCAAATTGAAAAACTCTGCCAGGAAGCCCGTGAACATGGCTTCTTCAGTGTTTGCATAAACACTTCCTATGTAAAACAGTGCGCAGAGCTACTGAGCGGCTCCGATGTAAAAGTATGCTGTGTTGTTGGATTCCCATTGGGCGCCATGGACACCATCAGCAAAGCTTTTGAAACCAGCACTGCCATTAAAAATGGCGCGCAGGAGATCGACATGGTCGTACAAATCGGCGCACTGAAAGATCGCCGTCTTGACTATGTTCGCGACGACATTAAAGCCGTGGTGCAGGCAGCAGCAGGCAAAAAAGTAAAAGTTATTATTGAAACATCGTTGATCAGCGACGAAGAAAAAGTCCTGGCATGTAAAGCAGCCCTTGAAGCCGGAGCTCACTTCGTAAAAACCAGCACTGGCTTTGCCGGTGGCGGCGCTACAGTTGACGATGTGAAACTAATGAAATCCATCGTGGGCGACAAAATGGAAGTCAAAGCTTCCGGTGGTGTTAAAAATGCAGAGCAAGCAATGGCCATGATTCAAGCTGGCGCTACCCGCTTGGGTACCAGTTCCGGCGTTGCTTTGGTTCAGGGTCAACAGTCTCAAGGAGGCTACTAA